A section of the Ignavibacteriales bacterium genome encodes:
- a CDS encoding glycosyltransferase family 2 protein translates to MIASGKKFNVSVIIPLYNRKKLVKRAIKSVLDQSYRNFEIIVVDDGSTDDPYKVIAPIMRSNPNIRYVKHSNRGPALSINAGIKLSEGDYITFLDSDDEYKKDHLKKRIQYFKKHPKTDLTYSTADVIGKESDMYVPDARNKKKLIHLDDCIIGGTFFGKRKVFDELGGFKNIYAYDYDFYNRAKKKFKIVKLEIPTYIYYRNTPDSILTTLKSK, encoded by the coding sequence ATGATAGCTTCCGGAAAAAAATTTAATGTTTCGGTCATAATTCCTCTTTACAATAGAAAGAAACTCGTAAAAAGAGCTATAAAGTCCGTACTGGATCAATCCTATAGAAATTTTGAAATTATCGTTGTAGATGACGGAAGTACCGATGACCCGTATAAAGTCATCGCACCGATAATGAGATCTAACCCCAATATCCGGTATGTAAAGCACTCAAACAGAGGACCGGCTTTGAGTATTAATGCGGGGATTAAATTATCTGAGGGTGATTATATTACGTTCCTTGATTCCGATGATGAATACAAAAAAGACCATCTGAAAAAAAGGATACAGTACTTTAAAAAGCATCCAAAGACTGACCTGACATACTCTACAGCCGATGTGATTGGGAAAGAGAGCGATATGTATGTGCCCGATGCAAGAAATAAAAAGAAACTGATTCACCTCGATGATTGTATTATCGGCGGAACGTTTTTTGGGAAAAGAAAAGTTTTTGATGAACTCGGAGGATTCAAAAATATTTACGCGTACGATTACGATTTTTACAATAGGGCTAAAAAGAAGTTCAAAATTGTGAAACTGGAAATACCGACTTACATATACTACAGGAATACACCCGATAGTATACTAACAACGCTAAAGAGTAAATAA
- the ribD gene encoding bifunctional diaminohydroxyphosphoribosylaminopyrimidine deaminase/5-amino-6-(5-phosphoribosylamino)uracil reductase RibD — MTEEEKYMSMCIDLARKGAGYVSPNPLVGCVIVKDGKVIGKGYHQKYGEAHAEVNAIADAEKNGYDVKGTDLYTNLEPCSHLEKTPPCADLIIKKGLARVFVGMEDPYPKVNGKGIKRMRDAGIEVKVGILEKECRELNKFFLKYLLRSRPYVTLKIAQSIDGKIALKNYDSKYITNEESRKYVHQLRSEYDAVLIGRNTALKDDPKLTVRDVEGRNPLRFVLDAAASLPKKLRMFNSEHKTDTFILGSKMENDHEYNIVSCKEENGLINLGDALNKMWDKKITSVLVEGGANVFSQFLENGLFDDIYFFIAPKIIGDGISPFEAHSISSLSKAYDLRFDFLKHLGDDILIHYTK; from the coding sequence ATGACCGAAGAAGAAAAATACATGAGCATGTGCATAGACTTAGCCCGCAAAGGCGCCGGCTACGTCTCCCCCAATCCCCTTGTTGGCTGTGTGATAGTCAAAGACGGAAAAGTGATCGGGAAAGGTTATCACCAAAAATACGGTGAAGCGCATGCCGAGGTAAATGCTATAGCCGACGCGGAGAAAAACGGATACGATGTAAAAGGAACTGACCTGTACACTAATCTAGAACCATGTTCGCATCTCGAAAAGACTCCTCCGTGCGCTGACCTTATTATAAAAAAAGGACTGGCGAGAGTTTTTGTGGGAATGGAAGACCCGTATCCCAAAGTGAATGGTAAAGGTATCAAACGGATGCGCGATGCCGGGATCGAGGTAAAGGTTGGAATTCTTGAAAAAGAGTGCCGTGAGCTTAATAAATTCTTCCTCAAATATCTTCTTCGCTCCAGACCTTATGTAACTCTAAAGATCGCGCAAAGCATTGACGGTAAGATCGCTTTGAAGAACTACGACTCCAAATATATTACGAATGAGGAATCCCGGAAGTATGTTCATCAGCTGAGAAGCGAATACGATGCGGTACTTATCGGGAGAAATACCGCTTTAAAGGATGATCCCAAACTTACCGTGCGGGATGTTGAAGGCAGAAATCCATTGAGGTTCGTGCTCGATGCCGCCGCTTCCCTTCCTAAAAAGCTTCGCATGTTTAATAGTGAGCACAAAACCGATACATTTATCCTCGGTTCAAAAATGGAAAACGATCATGAATACAATATCGTTTCCTGCAAAGAGGAAAACGGACTTATCAATCTAGGTGATGCTCTTAATAAGATGTGGGATAAAAAGATTACAAGCGTGCTTGTCGAGGGAGGCGCTAACGTGTTTTCACAATTCCTGGAAAATGGCTTGTTCGACGATATTTACTTTTTCATTGCTCCTAAAATAATCGGCGACGGCATTTCACCGTTTGAAGCGCATTCCATCAGCTCATTAAGCAAAGCGTATGACCTCAGGTTTGACTTTCTAAAACACCTCGGCGATGATATCTTAATACATTACACGAAATAA
- a CDS encoding riboflavin synthase encodes MFTGIIQTTGKVTAKENEGDGIKFSIAPAQTNLLDTLNIGDSIAINGACMTVVNKDGDSFSFTTISESLSKTNLGDLEPGSTVNLEPAMTMNSKLDGHIVQGHVDTTGIVKDIKDLENSHEFFIEFPASFRKNIIYVGSIAVNGVSLTIAGIVSEDDNSVVIKIAIIPHTFEVTTFGILKPGDRVNIEFDMIGKYVQRIMESK; translated from the coding sequence ATGTTTACAGGAATAATACAAACAACCGGCAAAGTAACCGCAAAAGAAAATGAAGGCGACGGCATAAAATTTTCTATTGCCCCTGCGCAAACGAACTTACTTGACACCCTTAATATTGGCGATAGTATTGCTATTAACGGCGCCTGCATGACTGTGGTAAACAAGGACGGTGATTCATTTTCCTTTACGACAATTAGTGAATCCCTTTCCAAAACTAATCTCGGAGATCTTGAACCCGGCAGTACAGTTAATCTGGAGCCCGCCATGACCATGAACTCCAAACTGGACGGGCATATAGTACAGGGACATGTGGATACCACAGGGATTGTGAAGGATATCAAAGATTTGGAAAATAGTCATGAATTTTTTATCGAATTCCCTGCTAGCTTCCGAAAGAATATTATTTACGTCGGCTCTATCGCGGTAAATGGTGTAAGCCTTACAATTGCGGGAATAGTCTCGGAAGATGATAACAGCGTTGTAATAAAAATTGCTATTATCCCTCATACGTTTGAAGTAACTACTTTCGGGATCTTAAAACCCGGTGATAGAGTGAATATCGAATTTGATATGATAGGAAAATACGTACAAAGAATAATGGAGAGTAAGTAA
- a CDS encoding glycosyltransferase family 9 protein, with product MKILIIQTAFIGDVILTLPVAQVIKREMPDALVDFLCIPSTAPILSNNPYLNDVLIYDKRRSGLKGLLRIAREIKKKKYDVIISPHRSFRSSLITFLSGCKNSIAFDKSDMRWVYKWTVEYKQEQHEIQRNLGLLAEVVGINEHRIVRPELFPGEGARERIGAILDEAGVSGRFVCVAPGSIWYTKRYPKERYRWVVEMLTAKNINIFIVGGKDDEELGNYLAVNEKVVNTAGKLSLLESAELIRRASLLITNDSAPMHIANAMGTDVIAIFGATVPDFGFFPYGENDVIVETNGLACRPCSIHGGNKCPIGTFECMMRIEKKDIVKKAEEFI from the coding sequence ATGAAGATACTTATAATACAGACGGCTTTCATTGGTGACGTGATTTTGACTCTCCCCGTGGCTCAGGTGATAAAAAGGGAAATGCCCGATGCATTGGTCGATTTTCTCTGCATTCCCTCCACCGCCCCTATATTGAGCAATAACCCCTACCTGAACGATGTACTCATCTACGACAAACGAAGATCCGGCCTGAAAGGACTCCTCCGCATCGCCCGCGAGATAAAGAAAAAAAAATACGACGTAATTATTTCACCGCATAGATCGTTTCGTAGTTCGCTTATCACATTTCTATCAGGCTGCAAAAATTCGATCGCGTTCGATAAATCCGACATGAGGTGGGTGTATAAGTGGACGGTGGAGTACAAGCAGGAGCAGCACGAGATACAGAGGAATCTCGGCTTGCTGGCGGAGGTGGTGGGGATAAACGAACACAGGATAGTGAGGCCGGAGCTGTTCCCGGGGGAGGGCGCGAGGGAGCGGATAGGCGCCATACTGGATGAGGCAGGGGTGAGTGGGAGATTTGTGTGTGTGGCGCCGGGCTCGATTTGGTACACGAAGCGGTACCCGAAGGAGCGCTACAGGTGGGTAGTGGAGATGCTCACGGCGAAAAATATAAATATTTTCATCGTGGGGGGGAAGGATGATGAGGAGCTGGGTAACTATCTAGCTGTGAACGAGAAGGTGGTAAATACGGCGGGGAAGCTGTCCCTGCTCGAGTCGGCTGAGCTGATCCGAAGGGCGAGTTTATTGATAACGAATGACTCGGCTCCGATGCACATAGCTAACGCAATGGGAACGGACGTAATAGCAATATTCGGGGCTACGGTGCCGGATTTCGGCTTTTTCCCTTACGGGGAGAATGACGTGATAGTAGAGACGAACGGGTTAGCGTGCCGACCATGTAGTATCCACGGCGGAAATAAATGCCCGATAGGTACTTTTGAGTGTATGATGAGGATAGAGAAGAAGGATATAGTGAAAAAAGCTGAAGAATTTATTTAA
- a CDS encoding lysophospholipid acyltransferase family protein produces the protein MWQFLGHVFFYLIPIRKDVVLSNLEICFPEKPVEWKKDILKKAYKNVFIVLFEFLYFPKINKVKANKEITVVGNEHMDEAIMKGKGVILLSGHVSNWELSAFAYPLLRRRALNIIAKIQASKLLDKKINKYRRKSGNKIIQIGASLREAYQILKTNKILCFLIDQSAHPDYSVYVDFFGKKVATFAGSAKMALKQGSPVIMGYMIRDEKLRYRIHLEPINYDDIRDDTTENVTALTQRMQSKLEEIVREHPDQWFWFHRRFKHVKQD, from the coding sequence ATGTGGCAATTTTTGGGGCATGTTTTTTTTTATCTAATTCCTATCCGCAAAGACGTAGTCCTCTCCAATCTTGAAATTTGTTTCCCCGAAAAACCGGTCGAATGGAAAAAGGACATTCTTAAAAAAGCATATAAGAATGTTTTCATTGTCCTGTTCGAGTTTTTATATTTCCCGAAAATTAACAAGGTAAAAGCCAACAAGGAAATAACTGTTGTCGGAAATGAGCATATGGATGAGGCTATAATGAAAGGGAAGGGTGTTATATTGCTTAGTGGTCACGTTTCTAACTGGGAGCTGTCCGCCTTCGCATACCCGCTCTTGCGCAGGAGGGCGCTCAATATCATTGCGAAGATACAGGCGAGCAAGCTACTCGACAAAAAAATAAACAAGTATAGAAGAAAATCCGGTAATAAGATCATACAGATAGGAGCGTCACTCAGGGAGGCGTACCAGATATTGAAAACGAATAAGATACTTTGCTTTTTAATTGACCAGTCGGCGCACCCGGATTACTCCGTTTACGTGGATTTCTTTGGAAAGAAGGTGGCGACATTTGCCGGCTCCGCTAAGATGGCTTTGAAGCAGGGCTCACCCGTAATAATGGGATATATGATCCGGGACGAGAAACTTCGCTACCGCATCCATTTAGAGCCGATTAATTATGATGACATCCGTGACGACACCACGGAAAATGTCACAGCGCTTACACAGCGTATGCAGAGTAAGCTCGAAGAAATAGTGCGGGAACACCCCGATCAGTGGTTCTGGTTCCATAGAAGATTTAAGCACGTAAAACAAGACTGA
- the miaB gene encoding tRNA (N6-isopentenyl adenosine(37)-C2)-methylthiotransferase MiaB: protein MNFSDSEIVLSILSDFGYNESGDIDNSDVILLNTCSIRENAETKVYTRLGQLQKYKKRNPNLVVGILGCMAERLRKKLIDELKIVDIIVGPDEYRRVPELIDNVVFNGEKGIAVQLSRVETYDDILPVRKQGITAWLSIMRGCDKFCTFCVVPFTRGRERSRNYKNILNEAVRLRDEGVKDVWLLGQNVNSYKYDEVDFADLLELTARELPDMRIRYTTSHPYDCSVKLLETMAKYDNICKYIHLPIQSGSDRVLQEMNRLYSVDHYMSVMKKAREMMPGVGLSTDIISSFPSETEDEHKMTLVVINEVRYDSAFTFVYSRRENTKAYRMPDDIDAETKKRRLDEIISLQRKISFEIHKELIGKEMDVLVESLSKKSDEQFMGRTDCNKPVIIPKEMSFVNEEGELMSKKSFEIGDMVKVKINKVNSATLFGEPVLEEVRI from the coding sequence ATGAATTTCTCCGATTCGGAGATCGTCCTCAGCATCCTGAGCGACTTTGGCTATAATGAATCGGGTGATATAGATAATTCCGATGTTATCCTTCTTAATACATGCAGTATCAGGGAAAACGCCGAAACGAAAGTTTACACGCGTCTTGGGCAGTTGCAGAAGTATAAAAAACGCAACCCTAACCTCGTCGTTGGTATTCTCGGATGTATGGCTGAGCGCTTGAGGAAAAAACTCATCGATGAATTAAAGATTGTTGATATTATCGTTGGTCCCGATGAATACAGGAGAGTACCCGAACTCATAGATAATGTTGTATTCAATGGAGAAAAGGGTATTGCAGTACAATTGTCTAGGGTTGAGACCTATGACGATATTCTTCCCGTGCGTAAGCAGGGTATTACGGCATGGCTATCGATAATGAGAGGATGCGATAAGTTCTGCACGTTCTGTGTTGTGCCTTTCACCAGGGGCAGGGAGCGGAGCAGGAATTATAAGAACATTTTGAATGAAGCAGTTAGGCTTCGTGATGAAGGCGTAAAAGATGTTTGGCTTCTGGGTCAGAATGTGAATTCGTATAAATATGATGAAGTGGATTTCGCGGACCTCCTTGAGCTGACAGCAAGGGAACTTCCCGATATGAGGATACGATATACGACCTCACATCCATACGACTGTTCAGTAAAACTTCTCGAAACTATGGCGAAGTATGATAACATCTGCAAATATATTCACCTTCCAATTCAATCCGGGTCGGATAGGGTGCTTCAGGAAATGAACAGGCTGTACTCCGTGGATCATTATATGAGCGTAATGAAAAAAGCACGTGAAATGATGCCCGGTGTTGGACTATCTACGGATATAATATCGAGCTTTCCTTCCGAAACGGAAGATGAACATAAGATGACTCTCGTCGTCATTAATGAAGTCAGGTATGACAGCGCGTTCACATTTGTTTATTCCAGGAGGGAGAATACAAAGGCATACAGAATGCCCGATGATATCGACGCGGAGACTAAGAAAAGGCGCCTGGATGAGATTATAAGCCTGCAGAGAAAGATATCTTTTGAAATCCATAAAGAGCTTATTGGAAAGGAAATGGATGTGCTGGTTGAATCTCTCAGTAAGAAATCCGATGAACAGTTCATGGGAAGAACGGATTGTAATAAGCCGGTTATTATTCCCAAAGAAATGAGTTTTGTGAATGAAGAGGGCGAATTAATGTCGAAAAAATCCTTTGAGATAGGTGATATGGTAAAGGTTAAGATAAATAAAGTAAATTCTGCGACTCTGTTCGGTGAACCTGTCCTTGAAGAAGTAAGAATATAA